A DNA window from Ornithinimicrobium humiphilum contains the following coding sequences:
- a CDS encoding acyl-CoA thioesterase — MASPPDLPEVPTCASVYPVTVRWSDMDAYAHVNNVQYLRFFEEARVYAFKDWFGQDRDLIDEGMLVVGQAVDYLVQMDFAYAPARVAVWCTGAAGASFDLGYAVAGPEGDDTVYARGRVTLVAYDLAAKRPRRLGPAEREALARVTGPAPVLRVDRTAARRTGTTA, encoded by the coding sequence ATGGCTTCCCCTCCCGACCTGCCCGAGGTCCCCACCTGCGCGTCCGTCTACCCGGTGACGGTGCGGTGGTCGGACATGGACGCCTACGCCCACGTCAACAACGTGCAGTACCTCCGGTTCTTCGAGGAGGCCCGCGTCTACGCGTTCAAGGACTGGTTCGGCCAGGACCGGGACCTCATCGACGAGGGCATGCTCGTGGTCGGCCAGGCCGTCGACTACCTCGTGCAGATGGACTTCGCCTACGCCCCCGCGCGGGTCGCGGTGTGGTGCACGGGCGCCGCCGGGGCCTCCTTCGACCTCGGGTATGCCGTGGCCGGGCCGGAGGGGGACGACACCGTCTACGCGCGGGGCCGGGTCACGCTCGTGGCCTACGACCTCGCGGCGAAGCGGCCGCGCCGGCTGGGTCCGGCGGAGCGGGAGGCGCTGGCCCGCGTGACCGGCCCGGCGCCGGTGCTGCGCGTGGACCGGACGGCCGCGCGCCGGACGGGGACGACCGCGTGA
- a CDS encoding (Fe-S)-binding protein, with product MTGPTVALFATCFNDTMWPDAPRATVTLLERLGCRVVFPREQTCCGQMFTNTGYADEAVPLVRRFVDVLGGYDHVVAPSGSCVGSVREQHAMLARRAGDPGLERAVEETAPRVRELSEFLVDVLGVTDVGAYFPHRVTYHPTCHSLRMLHIGDRPLQLLRAVRGIDLVELPAATECCGFGGTFAIKNADTSIAMGSDKARHVRETGAEVLVAGDNSCLAHIGGLLDRQRSGVRTLHLAQVLASTEEDPA from the coding sequence ATGACCGGACCGACGGTCGCGCTGTTCGCGACCTGCTTCAACGACACGATGTGGCCGGACGCGCCACGGGCCACCGTGACGCTGCTCGAACGGCTGGGGTGCCGCGTGGTCTTCCCGCGCGAGCAGACCTGCTGCGGGCAGATGTTCACCAACACCGGGTATGCCGACGAGGCCGTCCCCCTGGTGCGCCGCTTCGTCGACGTGCTGGGGGGCTACGACCACGTGGTCGCGCCGTCCGGCTCCTGCGTGGGGTCGGTGCGCGAGCAGCACGCGATGCTGGCGCGGCGCGCCGGCGACCCCGGCCTGGAGCGGGCGGTCGAGGAGACCGCGCCCCGGGTGCGCGAGCTCTCGGAGTTCCTCGTCGACGTGCTCGGCGTGACCGACGTCGGGGCCTACTTCCCGCACCGGGTGACCTACCACCCGACCTGCCACTCGCTGCGCATGCTGCACATCGGCGACCGGCCGCTGCAGCTGCTGCGGGCGGTGCGCGGCATCGACCTGGTCGAGCTGCCGGCCGCCACCGAGTGCTGCGGCTTCGGCGGCACCTTCGCGATCAAGAACGCCGACACCTCGATCGCCATGGGCTCGGACAAGGCGCGGCACGTCCGCGAGACCGGTGCGGAGGTGCTCGTCGCGGGCGACAACTCGTGCCTGGCCCACATCGGCGGCCTGCTCGACCGTCAGCGTTCCGGGGTGCGCACCCTGCACCTCGCCCAGGTGCTCGCCTCGACCGAGGAGGACCCGGCATGA
- a CDS encoding winged helix-turn-helix domain-containing protein, whose amino-acid sequence MPSTLPDADAPEPVSRRQLPPGIAPGPDGRPERRQATDAEARALASGLRLRILRLALDQPLTNREIAETLGLNPATVLHHVRTLVDTGFLEALEARRGRRGAREIPYRSTGKSWYVHTPVGSTPLLEAFLSELAAVPPEQHDMVRLGLRLPREELEEFRSRLDALIQEFHDRPRDPEAEPWSLFVALHPDTSRPRPRD is encoded by the coding sequence ATGCCGTCCACCCTCCCCGACGCGGACGCTCCGGAACCCGTCTCCCGCAGGCAGCTGCCCCCGGGCATCGCCCCCGGTCCCGACGGCCGCCCGGAGCGCCGCCAGGCGACCGACGCCGAGGCGCGGGCGCTGGCCTCGGGGCTGCGGCTGCGCATCCTGCGCCTCGCGCTGGACCAGCCTCTCACCAACCGGGAGATCGCCGAGACTCTCGGTCTCAACCCGGCCACCGTGCTGCACCACGTGCGCACGCTCGTCGACACCGGCTTCCTCGAGGCGCTCGAGGCCCGGCGGGGCCGGCGGGGCGCCCGCGAGATCCCCTACCGCTCGACCGGCAAGTCCTGGTACGTCCACACCCCCGTCGGCTCCACCCCGCTCCTGGAGGCCTTCCTCTCCGAGCTCGCCGCGGTGCCGCCGGAGCAGCACGACATGGTCCGGCTCGGGCTGCGGCTGCCGCGGGAGGAGCTCGAGGAGTTCCGCTCCCGCCTCGACGCGCTCATCCAGGAGTTCCACGACCGACCGCGGGACCCCGAGGCCGAGCCGTGGTCGCTCTTCGTCGCGCTGCACCCCGACACCAGCCGGCCGCGGCCGCGCGACTGA
- a CDS encoding LutB/LldF family L-lactate oxidation iron-sulfur protein yields the protein MTTPPLQRTSATFLGMPAFPKAARAALADTQQRRNLAHATATIRAKRAAVVGEVEDWEGLRVAGAAAKDDALHHLAERLEQLEANLTARGATVHWARDAEEANRIVVDLVRDRGAEEVVKVKSMVTQEIELNEALEEAGVSAWETDLAELIVQLGHDRPSHILVPAIHRNRAEIREIFLREMAAVGRPAPADLTDEPARLAEAARLHLREKFLRAKVAISGANFAVADTGTLVVVESEGNGRMCLTLPETLISVVGIEKVVPTFDDLATFLQLLPRSSTGERMNPYTSMWTGVAEGDGPQDVHVVLLDNGRTAALADPDGREALRCIRCSACLNVCPVYERTGGHAYGSVYPGPIGAILNPLLRGTGSDVDASLPYASSLCGACFEACPVRIDIPSLLVRLRSRVVDQSSRRSPEALAMRAAAWTFADHRRFEAAQRAATTGGRLLGGRTVRTVPGLGAWAQARDVPTPPRETFRQWWARTHDDEETT from the coding sequence ATGACCACGCCCCCGCTCCAGCGCACCTCCGCCACCTTCCTGGGCATGCCGGCCTTCCCGAAGGCCGCGCGGGCCGCCCTCGCCGACACCCAGCAGCGCCGCAACCTGGCCCACGCCACCGCGACGATCCGGGCCAAGCGCGCCGCGGTCGTCGGCGAGGTCGAGGACTGGGAGGGCCTGCGCGTGGCGGGCGCCGCCGCCAAGGACGACGCCCTGCACCACCTCGCCGAGCGGCTCGAGCAGCTCGAGGCCAACCTCACCGCCCGCGGCGCGACCGTGCACTGGGCCCGCGACGCCGAGGAGGCCAACCGCATCGTCGTCGACCTGGTCCGCGACCGCGGCGCCGAGGAGGTCGTCAAGGTCAAGTCGATGGTGACCCAGGAGATCGAGCTCAACGAGGCGCTCGAGGAGGCCGGGGTCTCCGCCTGGGAGACCGACCTGGCCGAGCTCATCGTGCAGCTGGGGCACGACCGGCCCAGCCACATCCTCGTGCCGGCGATCCACCGCAACCGGGCCGAGATCCGCGAGATCTTCCTGCGCGAGATGGCGGCCGTCGGCCGGCCCGCCCCGGCCGACCTCACCGACGAGCCGGCCCGGCTGGCGGAGGCGGCCCGGCTGCACCTGCGCGAGAAGTTCCTGCGTGCCAAGGTGGCGATCTCCGGGGCCAACTTCGCGGTCGCCGACACCGGCACGCTCGTCGTCGTGGAGTCCGAGGGCAACGGACGGATGTGCCTGACGCTGCCCGAGACGCTCATCTCGGTCGTCGGCATCGAGAAGGTCGTGCCGACCTTCGACGACCTGGCGACCTTCCTCCAGCTGCTGCCCCGCTCCAGCACCGGCGAGCGCATGAACCCCTACACCTCGATGTGGACCGGGGTGGCCGAGGGCGACGGGCCGCAGGACGTGCACGTCGTGCTCCTCGACAACGGCCGCACCGCGGCGCTGGCCGACCCGGACGGGCGCGAGGCGCTGCGCTGCATCCGCTGCTCGGCGTGCCTCAACGTCTGCCCGGTCTACGAGCGGACGGGCGGCCACGCCTACGGCTCGGTCTACCCCGGGCCCATCGGGGCGATCCTCAACCCGCTGCTGCGCGGCACCGGGAGCGACGTCGACGCCTCGCTGCCCTACGCCTCGTCGCTGTGCGGGGCGTGCTTCGAGGCGTGCCCGGTGCGCATCGACATCCCGTCGCTGCTCGTCAGGCTCCGCTCGCGCGTGGTGGACCAGTCCTCGCGCCGCTCCCCCGAGGCGCTGGCCATGCGGGCCGCGGCCTGGACCTTCGCCGACCACCGGCGGTTCGAGGCCGCGCAGCGCGCCGCGACGACCGGGGGCCGGCTGCTCGGCGGGCGGACGGTGCGCACCGTGCCCGGGCTCGGCGCCTGGGCCCAGGCCCGGGACGTGCCCACCCCACCGCGCGAGACCTTCCGGCAGTGGTGGGCCCGGACCCACGACGACGAGGAGACGACATGA
- a CDS encoding LutC/YkgG family protein, with the protein MTDRHAAREEILARIDAATADIAAGVPREIPPQPRTVSTADLDPELMLEFVGALVDYRARVVVRPPEEVAEAVAEVLAEARSVVVPAGLDRSWLSLLEHVEIREDEALSPAELDTVDAVVTAARVGIASTGTIVLDHAPDQGRRAITLVPDHHVCVIRVEQVVADVPDAVSLLDPTRPLTWISGPSATSDIELNRVEGVHGPRTLDVVIVADED; encoded by the coding sequence ATGACCGACCGCCACGCCGCCCGCGAGGAGATCCTCGCCCGGATCGACGCGGCGACGGCCGACATCGCGGCGGGGGTGCCGCGCGAGATCCCGCCCCAGCCCCGGACCGTGTCCACGGCGGACCTCGACCCCGAGCTGATGCTCGAGTTCGTCGGGGCGCTCGTGGACTACCGCGCCCGGGTCGTGGTCCGGCCGCCCGAGGAGGTGGCCGAGGCCGTGGCGGAGGTGCTCGCGGAGGCGAGGTCGGTCGTGGTGCCGGCCGGGCTCGACCGCTCCTGGCTCTCCCTGCTGGAGCACGTCGAGATCCGCGAGGACGAGGCGCTCTCCCCCGCCGAGCTCGACACCGTCGACGCGGTCGTCACCGCGGCGCGGGTGGGCATCGCCTCGACCGGCACGATCGTGCTCGACCACGCCCCCGACCAGGGCCGCCGGGCCATCACCCTCGTGCCCGACCACCACGTGTGCGTGATCCGGGTCGAGCAGGTGGTCGCCGACGTCCCCGACGCCGTCTCCCTCCTCGACCCGACCCGACCGCTGACGTGGATCAGCGGCCCGAGCGCGACGAGCGACATCGAGCTCAACCGGGTCGAGGGCGTCCACGGGCCCCGCACCCTGGACGTCGTGATCGTCGCCGACGAGGACTAG